The DNA region GTACATATTCGAGCGACTATCATGGTGGAGCGTGATAGTCAAAAGGGCATTATCATCGGTAAGCAAGGTGCTATGCTCAAGAAGATTGGCTCTATGGCTCGTCGTGACATCGAACTGATGCTAGGTGATAAGGTCTTTTTGGAAACCTGGGTCAAGGTCAAAAAAAACTGGCGTGATAAGAAGTTAGATCTGGCCGACTTTGGCTATAATGAGAAGGAGTATTAAGAGGAATACGAGAGCTAGGTTCTGATACTGAGTTGCCTAAGGACTTTTTATAGGAATTTTTGTAAATTTGAGTAGTTTTTTTAAAGGCATCAGCTTTAGCGAATCAAACTCGATCCAAGTCATCGAAAACTTCTATTTTACTTAAATTTAATAGGAATCTATATTCGTCAGGGAAGCCGCAAGGTTTTTACTGCGTTGTGGGGGGAATTGATGATAAAACCTGTGACGAAAGAAGATGTTTGCATATGGAGTAGCTTTGCAAGTCAGGTATGGCAGAAAAAAGAAATAAACTTACTAGAGCAGTTCAGGGCTGGCGCCTTTCCAAATGAGTTTCTCTATTATGATGGGGAGAAAAAAGCCATAGCTTGGGTTAGTTTATCACTTCGTTCAGAATACGTTGAAGGGTGTTGTTCTAGTCCTGTTGCCTATCTGGAGGGAATTTGGGTTCGTCCGGATTATCGCCAACGAGGTATTGCTGGTCAATTGCTGATTTTTGCGGAAAAATGGGCACGAACGATGGGGGCAAGCCAGCTTGCTTCTGATGCGGATATTGATAATGTAATCAGTCAGGCTTTTCATATAAAAAACGGTTTTAAAGAAGTTAGCCGTACCGTTCACTATGTTCGAAATTTGGTAGTAGACAAAGAATAGCGGGGCTTGCTTTTCTGGCAAAATCAGATTAAGTAGTCAGTGTTGAACATGCCTACGACTCTTTGAAAAGGGGTGACCATTACCTTAGGTACTTTTTCACTGTCGGTAGGGTTACCATTTTTCTTTTATCTTGTAATTTTACTTAGAAAGGTAGAGTGTTTGCGTGCTGGAACCCGAGCTAAAAGCTCGGAAAATAGACAGAGCTCTTCGTGTGTGAAGCACCGAGTGTTGCTCTCCTGATTTCAGTCGCTTTTTACGCTCTTGGTATCATAAATTGCCCGAACTTCCTGAAGTTGAGACAGTTCGTCGAGGTTTGAATAGATTGGTTAAGGGGAAGACTATCCAAAAAGTTGAGGTCATTTATGCTCCCATGGTGAAAACAGGAGTAGATCGTTTTTGTCAAGATTTGGTTGGTCAGGTGATTATAGATGTGCAGCGTCGCGGCAAATATCTTTTGATTTATCTGACAGACTTTGTATTGATTTCTCACTTGCGTATGGAAGGCAAGTATAATTTCTTTCAAAAACAGGTGCCGATAAACAAGCACTTTCATGCTTTTTTTACTTTTACTGATGATTCTACTTTGGTCTATCAGGATGTCCGTAAGTTTGGTACCATGGAATTATTACAGGAAAAGAATTTATCTGCTTATTTCGCTAGTCGAAAAATCGGTCCTGAACCAACAGAAGAAGATTTTCATTTAGCAGAATTTACTGCAAAATTAGCCAGATCCAAAAAGTCTATCAAGTCTCATCTCTTGGACCAGTCCTTGGTAGCAGGCTTGGGAAATATTTATGCTGATGAGGTTTTATTCAGAGCGCAAGTTCATCCTGCTCAAGTCAGTCACAGTCTATCAGCAAATCAGATAACTGCTCTTCGCCAGGCTACTATTGAGGTATTGCAACTGGGGATTGAAAAAGGTGGATCAACGATCCGAACTTATAAGAATGCCTTGGGGATGGATGGAAGTATGCAGGATTATTTACAAGTATATGGAAAGACAGGACAGGCTTGTCCTTGCTGCCAAGAGAAGATCGTTAAAATCCAGTTGGGCGGTCGGGGTACGCATTTCTGTCCTCGGTGTCAGGTGTTAGATGGTTAGAGTCATCGGAGTGACAGGCGGTATCGCCTCAGGAAAGTCAACTGTGTCGGCCTATCTGCGAGAAAATGGATACATAGTTATTGATGCTGATGCGGTGGTGCATGAATTGCAAGCCAAAGGTGGCAAGCTTTATCAGGTCTTACTGGCTGAATTTGGTGAAAAGATCTTATCCGCAGATGGAAATATAGACAGAGAAAAATTGGGGCAGGCTGTTTTTGCAGATAGCAGTTTTCGGCTTCGTTTATCTAAGTTGCAGGATCGGATTATTCGTCAGGAGCTTTTAAAGAGACGAGATGAACTGAAGCAGAAAGAGGAGATAATTTTCATGGATATTCCCCTGCTCTACGAGGCAGATTATAGCGGGGAAGTAGATGAAATCTGGCTAGTTTATGTCGATAAAGCGCAGCAATTGGACAGACTCATGAAGCGCAACGGGTTTTCCGTTCAAGATGCGGAACATCGGCTGGCAGCTCAGCTTTCTTTGGATGAAAAACGAGCGAAAGCTCCGGTGGTTATTGATAATAGTGGAGTAATTGAGAAGACTTTGATGCAGGTTCAAGGTCTTTTGGAGGGGTTAAAGGATGGATGACGGTAGTAGGTATTGGAAGCAGAACTTGAAGATAGCCTGGTTAGGAAATTTCCTGACAGGAACTAGTTTTACCTTGGTGATGCCTTTTATTTCGGTTTTTGTGGAAGAACTGAAGGTGGCGCCGGGACAAGTGGAGTACTATGCTGGTCTGGCTGTGTCGGCTAATGCCTTGGCAGCGGCTCTGATGGCACCTATCTGGGGGAGTTTAGCGGATCGTTATGGACGTAAACCCATGATGGTGCGGGCAGCTTTTGCTATGATTTTTACTATGGGGGGGATGGCTTTTGTACCTAACGTTTTCTGGTTGATCGTCCTGCGTGTTTTAAATGGTGTTTTTACAGGTTACATTCCAAATGCAACAGCCTTAATTGCTAGTCAGGTTCCTAAGGAAAAGACGGGCTATGCTCTTGGCACCTTATCAACGGGAGCCGTTGCCGGAAACTTAATCGGACCGACTCTTGGTGGTATCTTAGCAGAGATGTTTGGGGTTCATACGGTATTCTTGCTGGTTGGTCTTCTTTACGCCCTAGTGGTTATTCTGACAATTTTCTATATCCGAGAGGACTTTGTTCCGGTCAAAAAAGGTGAGGCGATGTCCATTCGGGAAGTTTTGGTGCAAGTGAGAGACCGACAAATGTTGGTTGGTCTTTTTATCACTTCCATGATTATTATTGCGGCTGCTCAGGCAGTTGTACCTATTCTGACTCTCTATGTTCGGCATCTGGGACAAACGGATAATCTACTCTTTGTAGCAGGCTTCATTATTTCTTTGCCGGGGATGGCATCCTTGGTGACATCGGGGCATTTGGGGAAAATTGGGGATCGAATTGGCAATCACCGACTTTTGTTGCTGGCTTTAGCCTATAGTCTTTTAATCAACGTTTTCTGTGCTTTTGCGACTAGTCCTTTTCAGTTGGGTTTGCTTCGTTTTCTGTATGGTTTTGGAACAGGCGCCCTTTTGCCTTCTGTCAATTCGCTTCTAACGAAGTTGACTCCTAGGGAAGGTATCTCAAGAATTTTTTCCTACAATCAACTTTTTAACAATCTAGGCTCTGTTGTGGGACCAATGATGGGGTCAGCGGTGGCTGCTCACATGGGCTACAACTGGGTATTTTATCTATCTAGCGGCCTAGTCTTGTTCAATCTTATCTGGTCCTTGATCAATTTTAGAAACTACTTGAAAGTAAGGGATATTTAGTGAGAGTTAAAATCAATTTACAATGTTCAGAATGTGGTAGTAAGAATTACTTGACTAGTAAAAATGCTAAGACCCATCCACAGAAGATTGAGGTGCTAAAATACTGTCCAAAAGAGAGAAAAGTGACTCTTCACCTTGAATCTAAATAGTTTTTATGGTATAATGTCAGAAGTTATTGTAGAAAGTGAAAAAAATATGTATCAAGCATTATTAACAATTCTGTTGATTTTATCTGTTATTTTGATTGCAGTGATCTTTATCCAACCAGCTAAAAACCAGTCTAGCAATGTCTTTGACTCTTCTAGTGGTGCTTTGTTTGAGCGGACAAAGGCACGTGGTTTTGAGGCGGTTATGCAGCGTATTACAGCTATCCTTATTTTCCTTTGGATGTTGGATGCGCTCGCACTTGTTATCATTTCAAGTAAGTAGATAAATCAGACTGGGACTTGTTCTTGGTCTATTTTTTTAGTAAAGGTATCATGAAAAACGAAATTATTAACTATATCAAAGAAGTTGGTCCAGTGACCATGGGTCAGCTAGCTGATCAGTTCGGTGCTAGTTCCGCAAAGGATTTTACCGGTTTGGTTAAGCTGGTTTCCAGCATGGAAGGCCACCGTAAGTTGATCTTTGACAATGCAGGTCGGATTGCTTTGCCGATGCCAAAAAGAGTGAAAAATCAGGTGACCTTGCAGGGGATTTTCCGTGCACATAAATCAGGATTTGGATTTGTGACGATTGATGAGGAGGAAGATGATCTCTTTATTAGCCGCGATGATGTCCATTTTGCCATTGAGGGTGACCGAGTGGAAATTGCTATTAAGAAGGTAGCTGATCGGCTCAAAGGGACAGCTGCGGAAGCGGAGGTTATTGATATTCTGGAGCACAGCTTGAAAACAGCGGTGGGGCTAATCATCTTCGATGAGGATAAGCCTGAATATGCTGGCTATATCAAGTCTAAAAACCAAAAGATTACCCAGAAGATCTATATTAGGAAGTCACCTCTGGTATTGACCGGAACAGAAATCCTAAAGGTTGACATTGAAGCTTATCCAAGCAAAAAACGAGATTATTTTGTAGCAACCATTCGTGATGTGGTAGGGCACAAGGACGATGTAGGAATTGACGTGCTGGAAGTTTTGGAATCTATGGATATTGTCTCTGAGTTTCCAGATGAGGTATTAGCAGAGGCAGATCGTGTGCCAGAATGTCCATCAGAATCGGACTTTGTGGGGCGTTTGGACCTGCGTGATGAGGTGATTTTTACCATTGATGGTGCAGATGCTAAAGATTTGGACGATGCAGTTCATATCAAGCAACTCAAGAATGGTAATATGGAATTAGGTGTCCATATTGCTGATGTCAGCTATTATGTGACCGAGGGATCTGCTCTGGATCAAGAAGCCATCAAGCGAGGGACTTCTGTCTATGTGACTGACCGAGTGGTACCTATGTTGCCAGAGCGCCTGTCAAATGGAATCTGCTCACTCAATCCAAATGTAGATCGCTTAACCCAATCTGCCATTATGGAAATCGACCGTAAAGGTAAGATTGTGAAGCACTGGATCGGTCAGTCAGTTATCAAGACGAGCTTTCGCATGACCTACTCGGATGTTAATGACATGATTGCAGGGGATAGGGAAAAGTTAACCAAATATAAGGCTATCGCACCGAGTGTGGAACTTATGGTTAAACTTCATGGGACATTGGAAACGATGCGCTACAAGCGCGGTGCCCTTAATTTTGATACAGCAGAAGCCAAAATTATTGTCAATAAGGAAGGGTTACCTGTCGATATTCAGCTTCGTCAGCGTGGAATTGCCGAGCGAATGATTGAGTCTTTCATGTTAGCAGCTAACGAATGCGTTGCCGAGCACTTTGCTCAGTTGAATCTTCCTTTCATTTATCGGATTCATGAGGAGCCTAAGTCGGATAAATTGCAGAAGTTCATTGACTATGCAACCAGTTTTGGCTTGGCTGTTTAC from Streptococcus ruminantium includes:
- a CDS encoding multidrug efflux MFS transporter codes for the protein MDDGSRYWKQNLKIAWLGNFLTGTSFTLVMPFISVFVEELKVAPGQVEYYAGLAVSANALAAALMAPIWGSLADRYGRKPMMVRAAFAMIFTMGGMAFVPNVFWLIVLRVLNGVFTGYIPNATALIASQVPKEKTGYALGTLSTGAVAGNLIGPTLGGILAEMFGVHTVFLLVGLLYALVVILTIFYIREDFVPVKKGEAMSIREVLVQVRDRQMLVGLFITSMIIIAAAQAVVPILTLYVRHLGQTDNLLFVAGFIISLPGMASLVTSGHLGKIGDRIGNHRLLLLALAYSLLINVFCAFATSPFQLGLLRFLYGFGTGALLPSVNSLLTKLTPREGISRIFSYNQLFNNLGSVVGPMMGSAVAAHMGYNWVFYLSSGLVLFNLIWSLINFRNYLKVRDI
- the rnr gene encoding ribonuclease R, which codes for MKNEIINYIKEVGPVTMGQLADQFGASSAKDFTGLVKLVSSMEGHRKLIFDNAGRIALPMPKRVKNQVTLQGIFRAHKSGFGFVTIDEEEDDLFISRDDVHFAIEGDRVEIAIKKVADRLKGTAAEAEVIDILEHSLKTAVGLIIFDEDKPEYAGYIKSKNQKITQKIYIRKSPLVLTGTEILKVDIEAYPSKKRDYFVATIRDVVGHKDDVGIDVLEVLESMDIVSEFPDEVLAEADRVPECPSESDFVGRLDLRDEVIFTIDGADAKDLDDAVHIKQLKNGNMELGVHIADVSYYVTEGSALDQEAIKRGTSVYVTDRVVPMLPERLSNGICSLNPNVDRLTQSAIMEIDRKGKIVKHWIGQSVIKTSFRMTYSDVNDMIAGDREKLTKYKAIAPSVELMVKLHGTLETMRYKRGALNFDTAEAKIIVNKEGLPVDIQLRQRGIAERMIESFMLAANECVAEHFAQLNLPFIYRIHEEPKSDKLQKFIDYATSFGLAVYGTANSISRETLQELMERVKDEPYADVLNMMLLRSMQQARYSEHNHGHYGLGAAFYTHFTSPIRRYPDLLVHRMVREYGQNPAEKAEHFEQVIPELAKSSSSLERRAIDAEREVEAMKKAEFMQEFVGQEFDGVVSSVVKFGLFVELTNTVEGLIHITNLSEYYQFHERTLTLQGEKSGRVFRVGQPIRIKLMRADKMTGEIDFAHVPSELDSIEKASKAKRRATGHSNRDRDDRSGRGRGKNRKKEASDRDSSRHKSAKDYKSKSGKSARKKKPFYKEIVKKNRKTRR
- the rpmG gene encoding 50S ribosomal protein L33, which translates into the protein MRVKINLQCSECGSKNYLTSKNAKTHPQKIEVLKYCPKERKVTLHLESK
- the mutM gene encoding DNA-formamidopyrimidine glycosylase, producing MPELPEVETVRRGLNRLVKGKTIQKVEVIYAPMVKTGVDRFCQDLVGQVIIDVQRRGKYLLIYLTDFVLISHLRMEGKYNFFQKQVPINKHFHAFFTFTDDSTLVYQDVRKFGTMELLQEKNLSAYFASRKIGPEPTEEDFHLAEFTAKLARSKKSIKSHLLDQSLVAGLGNIYADEVLFRAQVHPAQVSHSLSANQITALRQATIEVLQLGIEKGGSTIRTYKNALGMDGSMQDYLQVYGKTGQACPCCQEKIVKIQLGGRGTHFCPRCQVLDG
- the secG gene encoding preprotein translocase subunit SecG; this encodes MYQALLTILLILSVILIAVIFIQPAKNQSSNVFDSSSGALFERTKARGFEAVMQRITAILIFLWMLDALALVIISSK
- the coaE gene encoding dephospho-CoA kinase (Dephospho-CoA kinase (CoaE) performs the final step in coenzyme A biosynthesis.); the protein is MVRVIGVTGGIASGKSTVSAYLRENGYIVIDADAVVHELQAKGGKLYQVLLAEFGEKILSADGNIDREKLGQAVFADSSFRLRLSKLQDRIIRQELLKRRDELKQKEEIIFMDIPLLYEADYSGEVDEIWLVYVDKAQQLDRLMKRNGFSVQDAEHRLAAQLSLDEKRAKAPVVIDNSGVIEKTLMQVQGLLEGLKDG
- a CDS encoding GNAT family N-acetyltransferase yields the protein MIKPVTKEDVCIWSSFASQVWQKKEINLLEQFRAGAFPNEFLYYDGEKKAIAWVSLSLRSEYVEGCCSSPVAYLEGIWVRPDYRQRGIAGQLLIFAEKWARTMGASQLASDADIDNVISQAFHIKNGFKEVSRTVHYVRNLVVDKE